In a single window of the Prosthecobacter sp. SYSU 5D2 genome:
- the asnB gene encoding asparagine synthase (glutamine-hydrolyzing), translated as MCGIAGVMDMAGRRTVPDEVIQRMSRALYHRGPDEEGFFMRPGLAMASRRLSIVGLADGQQPMHNEDRNVSVVFNGELFDHVEKRADLMSRGHSLVTHCDTEIIPHMWEESQEGMFARLRGQFAIALWDEKQQKLMLGRDRFGIAPLYWSRQGDWLLFASEIKSLLASGMVPARPDRRGIDHVFTFSALPGPITCFEGVQMLPPAHFLEVLPGHAHGGNAGVRERKYWEMDFPDAGQEEPQPDQKKLVDEFEAVMLRAVDKRLRADVPVGSYLSGGVDSSMILALACHLRGKSISTYTVQVDHPELDELDAASMVAKFIGAPPPVVQEFRNEDALVTYPKLINAAEAPVIDTSCAALLQLAQKVHACGQKVVLTGEGADEWLVGYPWYKAAKLAGYLDMMPGLRVSDYARRAFLRVSKVPQYPKWFRQRTEANVGGPNAWIDSYGLLGLSKLRFYSESMHQLRESTDPWAGLGMNLDRAKKWSPLNRGIWVAGRVTLAGHLLQGKGDRVAMNSSVEVRYPFLDEDVFDFCAQLHPDWKLKGFRDKHLLRLLAERWLPESIYKRGKVIFRAPLDSFHMDPEPPFVAQLLSEDSLKRTGYFDAKEVRHWRKAYKEMRDGSLPRLSVEMGLAAVVATQLWHHQFIEGSLSELPSHAGAVAPVTIP; from the coding sequence ATGTGTGGTATTGCAGGCGTGATGGATATGGCGGGCAGGCGCACCGTGCCCGATGAGGTCATTCAACGAATGTCCCGGGCGCTTTATCATCGGGGACCCGATGAAGAGGGTTTCTTCATGCGCCCGGGTCTGGCCATGGCTTCCCGGCGGCTGAGCATTGTCGGTTTAGCAGACGGCCAGCAGCCGATGCACAACGAAGACCGGAATGTCTCTGTGGTCTTCAATGGAGAACTTTTCGACCATGTGGAAAAGCGGGCGGACCTGATGTCTCGCGGGCACAGTCTGGTCACACACTGTGATACGGAGATCATTCCGCACATGTGGGAGGAGAGCCAGGAGGGCATGTTTGCGCGCTTGCGCGGCCAGTTCGCCATCGCTTTATGGGATGAAAAACAGCAGAAGTTAATGTTAGGCCGTGACCGTTTTGGCATTGCTCCGCTTTACTGGTCCCGCCAGGGAGACTGGCTGCTGTTTGCCTCAGAGATCAAGAGCCTGCTGGCCTCTGGAATGGTGCCCGCCCGCCCGGACCGCCGGGGGATTGACCACGTGTTTACGTTTTCCGCGCTGCCAGGACCGATCACCTGTTTTGAAGGCGTGCAGATGCTGCCTCCAGCGCATTTTTTGGAAGTGCTGCCTGGTCATGCCCATGGAGGCAATGCCGGTGTCCGGGAGCGGAAATACTGGGAAATGGACTTCCCGGATGCCGGGCAGGAAGAACCGCAGCCGGACCAAAAAAAGCTGGTGGATGAATTTGAGGCCGTGATGCTCCGAGCCGTGGACAAACGCCTGCGGGCGGATGTGCCGGTGGGCTCTTATCTCTCCGGTGGGGTGGATTCCAGCATGATCCTGGCCCTGGCCTGCCACCTGCGGGGTAAGTCCATCTCCACCTACACCGTCCAGGTGGACCACCCGGAGCTGGATGAACTGGATGCCGCCAGCATGGTGGCCAAGTTCATTGGCGCACCGCCGCCTGTGGTGCAGGAATTCAGAAATGAAGACGCTTTGGTCACTTATCCAAAGCTGATCAACGCAGCTGAGGCACCCGTCATTGACACCTCCTGCGCGGCTCTTTTACAGCTCGCCCAAAAAGTGCACGCCTGTGGCCAAAAAGTGGTGCTGACCGGCGAAGGCGCGGATGAATGGCTGGTGGGCTATCCCTGGTACAAGGCGGCGAAACTGGCGGGTTATCTGGACATGATGCCAGGGCTGCGTGTGAGCGATTATGCCCGTCGCGCTTTCCTGCGGGTGAGCAAGGTGCCCCAATATCCCAAATGGTTCCGCCAGCGTACAGAAGCAAATGTGGGCGGGCCGAATGCCTGGATTGATTCCTATGGGCTTCTGGGACTTTCCAAACTGCGGTTTTACTCCGAATCAATGCATCAGCTCCGGGAGTCCACCGATCCCTGGGCAGGGCTGGGCATGAACCTGGACCGTGCCAAAAAATGGTCGCCACTGAACCGTGGCATCTGGGTGGCGGGCCGCGTGACCCTGGCTGGCCACCTGCTTCAGGGCAAAGGTGATCGCGTGGCGATGAACTCTTCCGTGGAAGTGCGGTATCCCTTCCTGGATGAAGACGTTTTTGATTTCTGCGCCCAGCTGCACCCGGACTGGAAGCTGAAGGGCTTCCGCGACAAACATCTTCTCCGTCTGCTGGCGGAGCGCTGGCTGCCGGAATCCATTTACAAACGCGGCAAGGTCATTTTTCGCGCTCCGCTGGACAGCTTTCACATGGATCCTGAACCGCCCTTCGTGGCCCAGCTTCTCAGTGAAGACTCGCTCAAACGCACAGGCTACTTTGATGCCAAGGAAGTGCGCCACTGGCGCAAGGCGTACAAGGAGATGCGGGACGGCTCGCTGCCGCGTCTGTCGGTGGAGATGGGGCTGGCGGCCGTGGTGGCCACGCAGCTCTGGCACCACCAGTTCATTGAGGGCAGTCTTTCCGAGCTGCCCAGTCACGCTGGGGCCGTGGCTCCGGTCACGATCCCGTAG